Proteins found in one Nocardia brasiliensis ATCC 700358 genomic segment:
- a CDS encoding glycosyltransferase 87 family protein: MILLFTTVDPWLDRAGILAGGLDVHVYRDGAWRILHGLPLYTEPTVAGLLYTYTPFSTLAFIPIVLVPWSAVNYTGMVFNLVVLFGCVLLSWRLLGYRSTARLALISALLALTCAFLEPVRTTLFYGQINLLLMLLVLWDFARADRSRLRGIGVGLAAGIKLVPIYFIAQFVVLRQWRAAVTAGAAFAATIAVAWLVLPTDSREYWTSTFFQSNRIADDMHPSNQSVRGVIAHLTHHPAPMWLWLLIAVPLALVSLVLVAGLYEHGEHLLAVTLAGLTACAVSPFSWDHHWVWYVPLLVYLVHRAQTRPVWWLAAAALFVSVGAWTWEYDPNYVVVGLFLFPPWWPLAQVLINSFVVVYAVVLLGTGLLLLRLRRTGSRHTEPEPAVR, from the coding sequence GTGATCCTGCTGTTCACCACGGTCGATCCGTGGCTCGATCGGGCGGGCATCCTGGCCGGTGGGCTCGATGTACATGTGTATCGGGATGGCGCGTGGCGCATCCTGCACGGTCTTCCGCTCTACACGGAGCCGACGGTGGCGGGCCTGCTCTATACCTATACGCCCTTCTCCACCCTGGCCTTCATCCCCATCGTGTTGGTGCCGTGGTCGGCCGTCAACTACACCGGCATGGTCTTCAACCTGGTGGTGCTGTTCGGCTGTGTGCTGCTGAGCTGGCGGCTGCTCGGATACCGCAGCACCGCAAGGCTGGCCCTGATCAGCGCACTGCTGGCATTGACCTGCGCGTTCCTCGAACCGGTACGGACCACGCTGTTCTACGGGCAGATCAATCTGCTGTTGATGCTGCTCGTCCTGTGGGATTTCGCGCGGGCCGATCGCAGCCGGCTGCGCGGTATCGGCGTCGGCCTGGCCGCGGGCATCAAGCTGGTCCCGATCTATTTCATCGCACAGTTCGTGGTGCTGCGACAGTGGCGCGCGGCCGTGACCGCGGGCGCGGCGTTCGCCGCCACCATCGCCGTCGCCTGGCTCGTGCTGCCGACCGATTCGCGCGAGTACTGGACCTCCACCTTCTTCCAGTCCAACCGCATCGCCGACGATATGCATCCGTCCAATCAGTCCGTGCGGGGTGTGATCGCGCATCTGACCCACCATCCGGCGCCCATGTGGCTGTGGCTGCTCATCGCCGTCCCGCTCGCGCTGGTGAGCCTCGTACTCGTGGCCGGACTGTACGAGCACGGCGAACACCTACTCGCGGTCACCCTCGCCGGGCTCACGGCGTGCGCGGTGTCGCCGTTCTCCTGGGACCACCACTGGGTCTGGTACGTCCCGCTGCTCGTCTACCTGGTGCACCGGGCGCAGACGCGACCGGTCTGGTGGCTGGCCGCGGCGGCGCTTTTCGTCTCGGTCGGCGCATGGACCTGGGAGTACGACCCGAATTACGTTGTGGTCGGCCTGTTCCTGTTCCCGCCGTGGTGGCCACTGGCCCAGGTGCTGATCAACAGCTTCGTCGTCGTGTACGCCGTCGTGTTGCTCGGCACCGGGCTCCTGCTGCTCCGCCTGCGCCGCACCGGATCCCGGCACACCGAGCCGGAGCCGGCCGTCCGGTGA